The sequence CAAACGCAGAAATTAAAATTCACAATTATTCGTAACCAAACAAATAGAAAAGGACAAGTCGAGTAAACTGCATCAACAAGGCTTTTTTAAACTGCATCAACAAGGCTTTTCCCATATATATTCCATTTCCCATCGCAAGAAACGACAGAGCTTGCATTGCTATTTGCTAAAAGGAAAAAGGAGGATGTACAAATCCAGGCTGCAGGAGCTCTGCCAGCAGAGGAAATGGCGGTTGCCGGAGTACAACACCACCAAAGTTGGCCTCGACCATAACCCTAGCTTCTCCGCCACCGTCACAATCAACGGCCTCGACTTCCACACTGTCGATATCTTCAGGTCCTCCAAAGAAGCCCAAAACGACGCTGCTAAGCTCGCCTTCGACCACCTCTCTGATAATCCCCAACCCAAACCCAGGAATCCCATTCCCAGCCCCTCCTCTTTCCCTCAACCATGTCCTCCCTCTTCCTCCTCCGCTTCCTCGTTCTCAGGTATGCGCTCGATCCCAAAACGACGCCGTTATTTACTTGATAATTCTGCCTATGGAAGGAAATCTTTATTTACATGTATTTTGGTTTTTTCTATTTTCCTAACCTGATTGCATATCCTGAATTGAATGCCGAAATTCGTTTTCACATATGGGTTCTGTTCCTTGGACTGCGGCCACTGATTCCGATACTACAGATGAAGCACGAGAGATAGAGATAGTGGAACCGGCCACTGATTCCGATACTACACATGAAGCACGAGAGATAGAGATAGTGGAGCCGAAGACTCAAGAAACGCATCAGATTCCTCAGGTGCCACTTCAGTTTAGTGGTAACGTATCAGGTGCTGCTTCTCAGGCGAATGCCGCCTTGTCGGGCAAGATGGGTATATTCTCTGGTGATTGGCACTGAGCCTTAATGTTTTATAATCTTTTCACTGAGACTTAACGTTTTGAAGATTATTtcgcaaataaaaaaaatgatcttTGAATTTAATTATTGGAGGGAACCGAGCCTagaaataacttttttttttatctcaaatTTGAAGATAGCTTTGCTAGAGACTGTTGAATGTTAAACTCTAATTTAAACGGATATGCAAAACATAAATGGGACGAGCATATAATGCCTTAAATTCTTTAGCGTCTGTGAATTGTCTGAACTTTGTCTTGATTATCATTAAGTCGATTTACAACTTATACTCTTCTAATATGGGGTATAGATATGCAACATTTGTACAAGAATCAACTGCAAACTTATGCACAAAAGAGAAATCTGCTTCTACCTGTCTACTCTTGTGAGCGGGAAGGTCCACCACATAACTGTCGTTTCAAGTGTAGGGTAACTATTGATGGACAGACATATGAGGGTCAAGAGTTTCTTCCCACACTCAAGGATGCTGAACATGCAGTTGCAAAAGCTGCTTTAATGTCCCTTCTTCCAAATGGAGTTCAAGAGGTGGAAAATTATGTATTATGTGCTCTTTGTCTTCTTGTTAAATGTGGTAGTTTAGAGCATCTCTAAATATCTTTTTTCGTTGcgtgtttttctctttttctttccgtAGGATGATTCTGGTTTGTTCAAAAACCTTTTACAAGAACTGATTCAGAAGGAAGGTTTTTCTATACCAATCTATAGCTCAAGGATGTCTGGTGAACCTCACATTCCAGTTTTTGTTTCGTCTGTGGAGATAGAAGGAGAAACTTTTATAGGTCAAGAAGCAAGAAGCAAAAAGCAGGCAGAGTTGAGTGCAGCAAAGGTCGCTTACCATACCTTGAGAGAGCGTAAGAGTATCTTTTTAACTTCAAATTAGTGTCAGCTGCTAGGTATTTATATTCTTTGTAATTTATTACAATGTTTCTCCATGGAAGTTGAGTGCTTAAAACAGTTATATTATTtctattcttttatttattcaagttgtgtttgtttttttcaatgcatttttacatcaaattccatgaaatatgttttttttttatatagttttTATGGACTTTATTCAGTTTCATATCTACAAGAATGTGCTTTGCATGAACTTTTCCATTAGAAATAATATCTGATGAGATGGAGAAGCAAAAGATTACGCATCCTCACACTTCGAATAGATCTATTGTATGCTTCACAACATTCTGAACCTTCCTCTTCAGGTAAATCAAGTCAGCTACCTTTGGTCATGTCCTCTCGGAAAGGGCAAGAAGCTTCACAGATCTTATCTTCAAGTTTCCAGTCAAATCCAGCTTCTGATCAACATCAACAAGTCAGGCGTAATGCACCTGCGATCTTGTCTCCGAATACCAATactaaagagaagaaaaaggagaataatGGTATTGTTTTTCCCGAAAACTCTCTTCTATTTTTATACCCTACTGCTGTACTATCATTGCTTTCatatgtttcattttttttttgttgggacaAAATAAGTACATCAAATTAGATTGTGCTGGTTAGCTATAAAGGTCTGATTAAACAGCTATGATGTTTTTTTAACTAAACTCTCAGCTCTCTGAAAGGAGCTCTGGTTTTAAGGAGAGTAGCAGCAACTATTCTCTATTTGCCACAAATTGCATTTGTGTTGGACAGCTCAAATTCTTTTTAATTGTGAAAATACTAATAGTTACCTTAagcttaaaaataaataaaattgcgACCCAGAACCAGATCCTTCAACCCATTCAGAACCCAATAGGTTTTGTCAATGGAGGAGGCAGAGAACTTTCTGGTGTCTTTTACTATTCAGATGAGGTATTAAGGCATGTTATATTTCTAGCCGCACGATTTCATTAAAACAAATCAGAAGGCTGAGAGTGTAGTCCCGTTTTTTGgcaaaaatggggatcccttccctcAAGGGGTATTTGTTCATGTTTCTTCACTCAATCAATTGTTAGATTTTGGAGGGTTCTCTTAGAATTCTAGATGTCACTCAGTGGGTAGCTTTCAGAAAATCCCCATGATGTCTGGAATGAAACAAAGACGTTtccagtctctctctctctctctaattcttttgaaatgttgttttaccatttatgtttttgtcaatatAATTGTGGGTATATGCTATAAAGAGTATGCCAAAAAATTGAGCTCTTGTGCCAAGATTCAAGATTTGTGAGAGAACTCATGGTCTTGCATATGTGAATACTTCACAATTGCTGCATCTTGAAAGGTTCAGATGCAAATAAGCATCTACTGGAAAGCTATTAGAGTATAATTCATTAGAAAAGCAAATTCTGTATTGAGTTTATAACTTGTTTTTCCTGCATACATTAATTAACATGTACATGAAAGCTACTACGGAAGCACTACAAATGTGCTACAAAGACATTTAACAAAGGACTTTCAAAATTGAAGTGTCATTTAAGAGTTCTCTCAAATTTAATGCATCTAGTAATTTTGAAATTCCTCTTTATCTAATCTTTGTAGTGCATGCATTCTTAATAAATTTAGTGCATGCATCCTTGGAACTTAagtttctcatccaaacatagggtAAAGAAACGTAACGTCATCTCAATCTGTAATTTAGATGTCTGATGAAGTACATACCCTCTGTTGACTTTGTAGTTAACTACTTCTAATAATTCATTTTATTAATACAAACAATCATGCTTACAACTCCGATTGATACAAAGGAGACGAAAacaagtaaagaaaacaaacccAGACCCCAAGTATGACAGAAATTCATGGCATCACAGGATTAACTCAGAATTTAAATAGGGTATGAACTATGAAGACGCATAAGAGATGTTGATATTCAAACATCCTTCTCTCtatttcttatatttttgtATGATTTTGTCTTCATAAACTCCATAAATATCACAATCTTACATGGTAACTGAAGTTTTCAAATCACCGGGCTTATCTTCTTTGATTACAGTAACTGCACAAGGAAAAAGTCAACACTCTATCACTGTATCTTCTGGACCTTTCACCCCTACGGCAGGTGGGGAAGGATTCTCTTCCTCTTATGTTGTACATGGCCGTGCGCAGGAGATGAACAACGGTGCTAGCCCTGTGTCCCTAAACGGCTCCACTAATTGCATTATGGACTCTTCTCTTGAGCCACCAGCTGGAAGGAGTATGTATAACAAGGTCTCCGTTTACCCACGCAAGTCAAATATGGAATATCCTGAAGGTACCACTGTGTTGCCCATGAGCGATGAAACGTGGGTTGCTTGCTCACACAGATGAAGGAAGAGGTTTATATAGGCCTGACTAAGTTCCTTGTTTAACTATGAGAGACACATAGGCTAAGCTTACATAGTTATGTGCTTATAATGTGTTGTGTTGCTTCATGTATGAACCTACCGGACACGGTATGTCTATATTATGCGAAATAACTTAGTATTACATCGTCGTGAGCTTCACGCAAAGATCCACTATTAGTGTCACGAGAAAATATAAGAGAGAAAATCCACGAGTAAACGAAACCCCACACCTAATGGGACTAAATGATCACTCGAAGGGTTCAGGCTTGCATGGCTCAGGCGCGTGACTAGTATCTAACTGGCCAGTGATGCATTTTATTATAAGTCGATCTTCATGCATCTACAGTTAAGAATCATCAATGCAATGCAGGGCTGGTTGGATGACCAAATAtggaatataaaataaaaataagcacTGAAAGACAACCAAAGCAGCATCTCAACTCAAAATTTGGACCTCCTCAAAAGTCTGTACATACATAATTCAAAATTTCAGGGAAAAAAACAAGGAGGCACAAGGAATCCCAAACAAATGAAACATGAAAGATCCAAAACCACCATCAGACCAAAAGCAATTCCTCATAAGCGTTTACTATTTACCATAAAATTTTAGGGAACCTGTATAATAATATTGTAAGGAACTGATCGAGTTCGTACGTGCTTCAGTACTTATCTCTCTGTAGCAAAATGCTTCAATCATGCATATAGCCCGATTAACTAGTGTTCTGCTTATTTCTTCTGTTTGCTTCTACAATAAAGGTACGTGACAGAGAAATGTTAGGCGTACAATTTCGGAGTAGTCTCTTCGGAGCTACTCATGAGGAAGCACCCTGATCAGGAGCTCCTCCTAAGTCTGCAATCTGGAGAAGACATGTTCTTAACTCAAGTCCTTGACAAGAGGCTAGTGCTGCTTGGAGTTTGTGGTACGTATAACTACAATCATAATCTGCAAATCACTTTGTCTTTATCCTGGCCGAGCTTCAACATTAGGAAAACGGATATGGATATCTAGGAGTACAACAAGCATGACTTGTGCTCCAAAAATACATTACACCACATTGTTCCAGTGTGCTAGGAGACattcaattttctcaagatttgATTGTACTAGAGGAAACACCTCTTCTTCATTGCAAGATGGACACGATGGGCATATATCTACTAGAAGTCATCATCTATTTTGACTACAATGCAATGAATCTAGTTGATTATTTCTACAATTTGGAGAAGACATGCTCTTAACTCAAGTTCTTGACAAGAGGCTAGGATTGCTTAGAGTTTGTGGTACGTATACTAGTATTGCTTGGAGTTTGTGGTACGTATAACTACAATCATAATTTGCAAATCACTTTACCCCTATCGTAGCCAAGCTTCAGCACAAGGAAAATGGATATGGATTTCTAAGAGGAGTACTACTAGTGGCGGAGCCAGAATTTTGTAATAATGGGGTCATGAGAAATAAGGCTttcacaaggaaaaaaaaacttaatgaaTTAACCTACTTATAAGTATAAATACACGTCTCACTTAATACTATTGTCTAATGCTAttactcttcacttgtaagtgagagttcTTAGGTTCTAGTGTCGTGAATGATGAGTTCACAGCCAATTCATTCCCCCACCCTTAGtataaatatatcgttgtattaaaaaattaccaaatataTGTGATCAGTTGCCATGAGTCTTACAAATGCTCAATTATTAGATCAATTCAATCCAttgaaaagaaaactaaaactcCATCATTGATAGGAGGTATGATAATGTAAATTGGGATCAAATTCAAGACTTAATAAGAAGATAGTTTTTGAAACAATTAATGAGAGACGTAATTAAATGAATTCTGTAATATTCTAATTTGCAAGCGAAAGATGAATTAGGAAGTAAAATTCGTATCTCCAGTCCCATTGATGAAGCCAAATTCCAATTGGATGGTATGCAAAATAGCTAGCACCGCTCCACCTACACCATCAAATTTGGTCTTCTTTGAACTAATTATGAGGTCAAGACAACAAAATACAAGGAGGAGCACTGGGTTATTAGGGTCGTGAGCATACATTGCCCCCAGTGTAGCTCCGCTACTGAGTACTACGACAAGCACGACATGTGCTTCGAAAATACACTACACCATACTCCCAGTGTGTAGGAGTTTGGGGTATAACTACAAGGCAAACATCCAAACATCCAATGTTCTCAAGATTTGATTGTACTAGGGAAAAACACCTCTTCTTCATTGCAAGATGGACACGATGGTTATATCTACTAGAAGTCATCATCTACTTTGACTACAATGCAATGTGATTGTGTCTACAATTTATAGAAGACATTCTCTTAACTCAAGTCCTTGACAAAAGGCTAGTACTACTTGGAGTTTGTGGTACGTATAACTACAATCATAATCTACAAACCAGTTTTTCCCTATCATGACCGAGCTTCAACACTTGGAAAACGAATATGAAATTCTAGGAGTACAACAAGCATGACATGTGCTCTAAAATACACTACACCACATACTCCCAATGTGCTAGGAGTTTGTGGTATAACTACAATGAAGATgttcaattttctcaagatttgATTGTAATACGGAAAACATCTCTTCATTGCAAGATGGACACGATGTGCATATATCTATTAGGAAAATTATGTATTCATTTCATAAAGAATAATCTTACACTTTGAGTATTTATATACAAGTATATTGTAACCACTAAGAAACCAAAATGTAACTAACTAACAGAAATCTTAACCACTAAGTAATATCTCTAGATAGTGTAGTTACAATATTATCCTTTATATCCCCTTCAAACGAAACTGAGGTACCCGAAAATGAAGTTTGTCACAGAGACACAAAAACCTGGACTTGGAAAAAGATTTAGTATAGATATCGGCCACCTAATCTTGAGTACAAATGAAATGCATAGAAATCTGTTTTGCCAAAAATTTTTCCCGAATGTAGTGATAATCAATTTCCACATGCTTTGTCCGAGTATGAAAGATTGGATTCTTATCAAGAGATTTGGCAAAAATATTGTCACACCATAGTTGGGGAGAGCTATGCAAGTAATAACCAATGTCAACCAACAATTTACAAATCCAGGTAAGCTCAGATGCAATATTGGCAAGGGATCTATACTCTGCCTCAGTGGAGGAGCGAGCTATTGTTGGTTGCTTCTTAGCACTCTAACTAATTAAAGAGTTTCCTAGAAAAAACACAATAACCTCTAGTTGATCTTCTATCAAGggcacaacctgcccaatcaACATCAGAAAAGGCAGTGATGGTAGGAGTAGTGGAACACTTAGAGAACCATAAACCAAGATCAATAGAACCCTTAAGATACCTAAGAATTCTCTTAACTGCCTAAAATGAGAAATCTGAGGGCTGTGCATGAATTGGCAGACAAAATTGACTGCAAAACTAAGATTTGGTCTTGTCTAGGTAAGATACTGAAGAGCACCAACTAAAGAGCGATACTCAATGACATTTTCAAGTAAGGAAGACTCATGATCAAGTTTGAAGTGCTAAGGGGTGTGCTGCATGGTTTAGCCCCTACCATGTTGGCTTTGGATAACAAATCCAAGATATACTTGGTTTGGGATATTAATATACCTGAAGAAGATCTTTTAACTTCAATTCTAAGAAAGTAATGTAGAGCTCCAAGATCTTTAATAGGAAATAGAGAATTGAGTTGTTGTATCACTTGTTTACATGCTGCAGAATTAGGGCCAATGA is a genomic window of Malus domestica chromosome 09, GDT2T_hap1 containing:
- the LOC103444440 gene encoding double-stranded RNA-binding protein 1-like isoform X3, translated to MYKSRLQELCQQRKWRLPEYNTTKVGLDHNPSFSATVTINGLDFHTVDIFRSSKEAQNDAAKLAFDHLSDNPQPKPRNPIPSPSSFPQPCPPSSSSASSFSDEAREIEIVEPATDSDTTHEAREIEIVEPKTQETHQIPQVPLQFSGNVSDMQHLYKNQLQTYAQKRNLLLPVYSCEREGPPHNCRFKCRVTIDGQTYEGQEFLPTLKDAEHAVAKAALMSLLPNGVQEDDSGLFKNLLQELIQKEGFSIPIYSSRMSGEPHIPVFVSSVEIEGETFIGQEARSKKQAELSAAKVAYHTLRERKSSQLPLVMSSRKGQEASQILSSSFQSNPASDQHQQVRRNAPAILSPNTNTKEKKKENNVTAQGKSQHSITVSSGPFTPTAGGEGFSSSYVVHGRAQEMNNGASPVSLNGSTNCIMDSSLEPPAGRSMYNKVSVYPRKSNMEYPEGTTVLPMSDETWVACSHR
- the LOC103444440 gene encoding double-stranded RNA-binding protein 1-like isoform X4, which encodes MYKSRLQELCQQRKWRLPEYNTTKVGLDHNPSFSATVTINGLDFHTVDIFRSSKEAQNDAAKLAFDHLSDNPQPKPRNPIPSPSSFPQPCPPSSSSASSFSDEAREIEIVEPATDSDTTHEAREIEIVEPKTQETHQIPQVPLQFSGNVSGAASQANAALSGKMGIFSDMQHLYKNQLQTYAQKRNLLLPVYSCEREGPPHNCRFKCRVTIDGQTYEGQEFLPTLKDAEHAVAKAALMSLLPNGVQEDDSGLFKNLLQELIQKEGFSIPIYSSRMSGEPHIPVFVSSVEIEGETFIGQEARSKKQAELSAAKVAYHTLRERKSSQLPLVMSSRKGQEASQILSSSFQSNPASDQHQQVRRNAPAILSPNTNTKEKKKENNVTAQGKSQHSITVSSGPFTPTAGGEGFSSSYVVHGRAQEMNNGASPVSLNGSTNCIMDSSLEPPAGRSMYNKVSVYPRKSNMEYPEGTTVLPMSDETWVACSHR
- the LOC103444440 gene encoding double-stranded RNA-binding protein 1-like isoform X2 codes for the protein MYKSRLQELCQQRKWRLPEYNTTKVGLDHNPSFSATVTINGLDFHTVDIFRSSKEAQNDAAKLAFDHLSDNPQPKPRNPIPSPSSFPQPCPPSSSSASSFSDEAREIEIVEPATDSDTTHEAREIEIVEPKTQETHQIPQVPLQFSGNVSGAASQANAALSGKMGIFSDMQHLYKNQLQTYAQKRNLLLPVYSCEREGPPHNCRFKCRVTIDGQTYEGQEFLPTLKDAEHAVAKAALMSLLPNGVQEDDSGLFKNLLQELIQKEGFSIPIYSSRMSGEPHIPVFVSSVEIEGETFIGQEARSKKQAELSAAKVAYHTLRERKSSQLPLVMSSRKGQEASQILSSSFQSNPASDQHQQVRRNAPAILSPNTNTKEKKKENNVTAQGKSQHPTAGGEGFSSSYVVHGRAQEMNNGASPVSLNGSTNCIMDSSLEPPAGRSMYNKVSVYPRKSNMEYPEGTTVLPMSDETWVACSHR
- the LOC103444440 gene encoding double-stranded RNA-binding protein 1-like isoform X1 translates to MYKSRLQELCQQRKWRLPEYNTTKVGLDHNPSFSATVTINGLDFHTVDIFRSSKEAQNDAAKLAFDHLSDNPQPKPRNPIPSPSSFPQPCPPSSSSASSFSDEAREIEIVEPATDSDTTHEAREIEIVEPKTQETHQIPQVPLQFSGNVSGAASQANAALSGKMDMQHLYKNQLQTYAQKRNLLLPVYSCEREGPPHNCRFKCRVTIDGQTYEGQEFLPTLKDAEHAVAKAALMSLLPNGVQEDDSGLFKNLLQELIQKEGFSIPIYSSRMSGEPHIPVFVSSVEIEGETFIGQEARSKKQAELSAAKVAYHTLRERKSSQLPLVMSSRKGQEASQILSSSFQSNPASDQHQQVRRNAPAILSPNTNTKEKKKENNVTAQGKSQHSITVSSGPFTPTAGGEGFSSSYVVHGRAQEMNNGASPVSLNGSTNCIMDSSLEPPAGRSMYNKVSVYPRKSNMEYPEGTTVLPMSDETWVACSHR